One genomic segment of Paenibacillus xylanexedens includes these proteins:
- a CDS encoding HAD hydrolase-like protein, which yields MLEAVIFDMDGTLFQTNKILELSLEETFTILRSLNEWSSEAPTQKYREIMGVPLPVVWETLLPNHSTEIRRIVDEIFLEKLIANINNGNGALYPHVNEIFDYLKLGGYFIFIASNGLNEYLNAIVNCYKLDKWVAETYSIQQIGTQNKDDLVGHILKKHHISNATVVGDRISDFNAAKNNGLKAIGCRFDFAQEGELAQADFIIDDLLELKNIFKHQGK from the coding sequence ATGCTGGAGGCAGTCATTTTCGATATGGATGGAACACTATTTCAAACAAACAAAATTTTAGAATTATCGTTAGAAGAAACATTTACTATCTTAAGGTCTCTAAATGAATGGTCGAGTGAAGCTCCAACCCAAAAATATCGTGAAATAATGGGAGTTCCTCTACCAGTAGTTTGGGAAACGTTATTACCGAATCATTCAACTGAAATCAGACGAATTGTGGACGAGATCTTCCTAGAGAAGCTAATTGCAAATATTAATAATGGAAATGGCGCCCTATATCCGCATGTCAACGAAATCTTTGATTACTTGAAACTTGGAGGCTATTTCATTTTTATTGCAAGTAATGGACTAAACGAATACCTCAATGCCATCGTTAACTGCTACAAATTAGATAAGTGGGTGGCAGAAACTTATAGCATCCAACAAATAGGAACTCAAAATAAGGATGACTTAGTCGGTCATATTCTTAAAAAACATCACATCAGCAATGCAACTGTGGTTGGGGACAGGATTTCTGATTTCAATGCCGCAAAAAACAATGGGTTGAAGGCTATTGGTTGTCGATTTGATTTTGCCCAAGAAGGGGAGCTTGCACAAGCGGATTTTATTATTGACGACTTACTTGAATTAAAAAATATATTTAAACATCAGGGAAAATAG
- a CDS encoding Type 1 glutamine amidotransferase-like domain-containing protein has protein sequence MSSLLLTSCGFYTEDIKNQFLDFIDGDISQLKVSIITTASPRKETNRYAQRAMQEFKDMGFQHINFVDIEFDDPQILLHRDVIYINGGNPFTLLYYAKKSSADEIIRTLAAQNAIIVGVSAGTLLLGPNINIVDFFTPQMNTMNLTDFKALGVTDKLIFPHYDREDVFKDRTNKTIEERIVEFECNEKCKVTRLKDEEYISILMN, from the coding sequence ATGAGTAGCTTGTTACTAACCTCTTGTGGTTTTTATACTGAAGATATTAAAAATCAATTTCTGGACTTTATTGATGGAGATATTTCTCAATTAAAAGTCTCAATTATTACAACAGCATCTCCTAGAAAAGAAACTAATAGATATGCACAAAGAGCAATGCAAGAGTTTAAGGACATGGGATTTCAGCATATCAATTTTGTAGATATTGAATTTGATGACCCGCAAATTCTCTTACATAGAGATGTTATATATATCAATGGTGGAAATCCATTTACATTATTGTATTACGCTAAGAAAAGTAGTGCTGATGAAATTATCAGAACACTGGCCGCACAGAATGCAATTATCGTTGGAGTAAGTGCAGGAACGTTATTACTGGGGCCGAATATTAACATTGTGGATTTCTTTACTCCACAGATGAACACAATGAATTTAACAGATTTTAAGGCATTAGGTGTAACCGACAAGCTTATTTTTCCTCACTATGATCGAGAGGACGTATTTAAAGATCGTACTAATAAAACAATTGAAGAGAGAATAGTAGAATTTGAATGCAATGAGAAATGTAAGGTGACAAGGCTTAAAGATGAAGAATATATCTCAATCTTGATGAACTAA
- a CDS encoding DUF1572 family protein: MEIANEVIESMLIKFNSERKWTLQAIEQLSYEDITWAPNSESNSITNLVAHIRGCVHSRIETIFYDIPDTRDREKEFERGLKYSKEQVYNMTKEAFDIIILYLEHLKSNPELLLSQPFIDRPPLTYSQVNNETTVFNLMIAMIREIHYHTGQIIYVAKIRKGQLVWNYD; this comes from the coding sequence ATGGAAATTGCAAATGAAGTAATCGAAAGTATGTTGATTAAGTTTAACTCTGAGAGGAAATGGACTCTCCAAGCGATAGAACAATTGTCATATGAAGATATAACATGGGCGCCTAACTCTGAAAGTAATAGTATTACAAACCTAGTCGCTCATATTCGAGGCTGTGTTCATTCGAGAATAGAAACAATTTTTTATGATATTCCAGACACTAGGGACAGAGAAAAGGAATTTGAACGTGGACTTAAATATTCTAAAGAGCAAGTTTACAACATGACAAAAGAAGCATTTGATATAATCATTCTCTATCTCGAACACCTCAAATCAAACCCTGAATTGTTGTTATCACAACCGTTTATCGATCGTCCACCTCTCACATATAGCCAGGTAAACAATGAGACAACAGTTTTTAATCTAATGATAGCAATGATTAGAGAAATACATTATCACACCGGACAAATAATATATGTAGCAAAGATTAGAAAGGGACAACTTGTATGGAATTATGACTAA
- a CDS encoding nucleotidyltransferase domain-containing protein: MILEKVINKITIQSEYKDLVDKYVDHILNEFKDKIHSIYMCGSIPKGTAQPFKSDADFTIVCANPKDIDYERLSNIKDRLLEEYPFVTKMDTIICSIDDVLSRPNDWGFWIKIICVCIHGEDIGEKVPPIIISQEFILDLNTDTKEEVDRVHRSLSNVSDHSMKTRYIKGYSKRLIRALYSLVLEDTGVWEDEIIKMKDAIINYCSIDGALVEYLYACYLDSSNVLVEEFLEIADEVYRYFENALNKMAASRNSVG; encoded by the coding sequence ATGATATTAGAAAAAGTTATAAATAAAATTACCATACAAAGTGAATATAAGGATTTGGTTGATAAGTATGTGGATCATATTCTTAACGAATTCAAAGATAAGATTCATAGCATTTATATGTGTGGCTCGATTCCAAAAGGAACGGCTCAACCTTTTAAGTCAGATGCAGACTTTACTATTGTATGTGCAAATCCCAAAGATATTGATTACGAAAGATTGTCAAATATCAAAGACAGGCTTTTGGAAGAATATCCATTCGTCACTAAGATGGATACGATCATTTGCTCGATTGATGATGTATTAAGTAGACCGAATGATTGGGGTTTTTGGATTAAGATCATTTGTGTTTGTATACATGGGGAGGACATTGGTGAAAAAGTACCCCCGATCATAATTTCTCAAGAATTCATTTTAGACTTAAATACAGATACCAAGGAGGAAGTAGATCGTGTACATCGATCACTTTCTAATGTTAGTGATCACTCAATGAAAACTAGATATATTAAAGGTTACTCTAAGAGATTAATTCGTGCATTATACTCTTTGGTTTTAGAAGATACAGGGGTATGGGAAGATGAAATCATTAAGATGAAGGATGCCATAATAAACTATTGCTCTATTGACGGCGCCTTAGTTGAGTATCTGTATGCTTGTTACTTGGATAGTAGCAATGTACTTGTTGAAGAGTTTCTGGAAATTGCAGATGAAGTATATCGCTATTTTGAGAACGCTTTAAATAAAATGGCCGCTTCCAGAAATTCAGTTGGCTAA
- a CDS encoding VOC family protein yields MILGLYEAHLPVSNLHQSIEFYSKLGLELAWRDEDTAFFWIEKEKSWVGLWQGKEHKTSYHPSLRHIAFRVSYEDLKDSVKWLQSIEIEPVPFGKRDSINPFVRPNQGNASVYFNDPDGNSLELMCFVSVPENLKNISNKLSIEEWEDLLKR; encoded by the coding sequence ATGATACTTGGGTTGTATGAAGCACATTTACCAGTAAGTAACTTACATCAATCTATCGAATTTTATTCTAAATTAGGATTAGAGCTGGCCTGGAGAGATGAAGATACAGCGTTCTTCTGGATTGAAAAAGAAAAGAGTTGGGTCGGTCTATGGCAAGGCAAAGAGCATAAAACTTCTTATCATCCATCATTAAGGCATATAGCATTTCGAGTGAGTTATGAAGATCTTAAAGACAGTGTGAAATGGCTTCAATCAATTGAAATAGAGCCTGTCCCATTTGGAAAAAGAGATTCAATAAATCCATTTGTAAGGCCTAATCAGGGAAATGCTTCAGTCTACTTCAATGATCCAGATGGAAATAGTTTAGAATTAATGTGTTTTGTAAGTGTCCCTGAAAACTTAAAGAATATATCCAATAAATTATCAATCGAAGAATGGGAAGACCTTTTGAAGAGATAA